The proteins below come from a single Microtus ochrogaster isolate Prairie Vole_2 unplaced genomic scaffold, MicOch1.0 UNK2, whole genome shotgun sequence genomic window:
- the Mrpl32 gene encoding 39S ribosomal protein L32, mitochondrial, whose protein sequence is MAISLLLLSFPWPARPGPLRRCWELLQQLRQNWNGLASPQWAPALAVQGPSMLTDPAHGTSGNREDSSFVDSIFWMAAPKNRRSIEVNRCRRRNSWKLIKIKNNIDVCPECGHLKQKHVLCGYCYEKVCKETTQIRQQIWTQEGGPFKAPTVETVVLYTGEKPSEHDQGKRIIERNTKRPSWFTQN, encoded by the exons ATGGCTATCTCCTTGCTGCTGCTGTCCTTCCCGTGGCCGGCGCGTCCCGGACCGCTCCGCAGGTGCTGGGAGCTGCTGCAGCAGCTGAGGCAGAACTGGAACGGCCTTGCCAGTCCCCAGTGGG CACCAGCATTAGCGGTCCAGGGTCCATCCATGCTCACAGACCCAGCCCACGGCACCAGTGGAAACAGAGAGGATTCCAGCTTTGTAGATAGTATCTTTTGGATGGCAGCTCCCAAAAACAGACGCTCCATTGAAGTTAACCGGTGTAGGAGAAGAAACTCCTGGAAGCTTATTAAAATTAAG aaCAATATAGACGTTTGCCCTGAATGTGGCCATCTGAAGCAGAAACATGTTCTCTGTGGCTACTGCTATGAGAAAGTATGCAAGGAAACAACACAAATCAGACAACAAATATGGACTCAAGAAGGGGGCCCCTTTAAAGCCCCAACTGTAGAGACTGTGGTACTGTACACGGGAGAGAAACCATCAGAGCATGATCAGGGCAAGAGGATTATTGAACGAAATACGAAGAGGCCATCTTGGTTCACCCAGAATTGA